A DNA window from Aspergillus nidulans FGSC A4 chromosome I contains the following coding sequences:
- a CDS encoding UDP-glucose:hexose-1-phosphate uridylyltransferase (transcript_id=CADANIAT00006828): MVESVLDDISHRRYNPLRGAYVLVSPHRTKRPWQGAQETPSKTTLPDYDATCYLCPGNKRAQGDHNPKYEKTFIFVNDYSAVKEEQAPYHPEAGTETESFFLRADPVTGKCYVLTFSAAHNLTLADLSPVEIVPVINAWTDVYIAHLSPSSPLAAAASKLTISSGSPAASLAKPNEQYRYMQIFENKGAAMGCSNPHPHGQIWTTSSLPEELAAELEQMKKYRREHNGGHMLADYAALESKKQERVVFENDAFLVVCPWWAIWPFETMIISKTHKRALVDLDDNEKAQLAEAIAEVTRRYDNLFETHFPYSMGIHQAPLEGSEEEIEASYLHLHFYPPLLRSATVRKFLVGYELMAEPQRDITPEQAAARLRGCGGELYRKKLDS; this comes from the exons ATGGTTGAAAGCGTCCTCGACGATATCTCCCACCGGAGATATAATCCTCTTCGTGGAGCCTATGTTCTGGTCTCTCCCCACCGTACTAAACGTCCCTGGCA AGGCGCCCAAGAAACACCCTCCAAGACAACCCTGCCTGACTATGACGCTACCTGCTACCTTTGCCCTGGTAACAAGCGCGCACAGGGAGACCACAACCCCAAATACGAAAAGACTTTTATCTTCGTCAATGACTACAGCGCGGTCAAGGAGGAACAAGCGCCCTACCACCCAGAAGCCGGAACCG AGACCGAATCATTCTTTCTGCGCGCCGACCCGGTCACCGGAAAATGCTACGTgctcaccttctccgccgcccACAACCTAACCCTAGCGGACCTCTCACCGGTCGAGATCGTCCCCGTCATCAACGCCTGGACAGACGTCTACATCGCGCATTTGTCCCCAAGCAGCCcccttgccgccgccgcctccaaaCTCACCATTTCCTCTGGCTCTCCTGCAGCAAGCCTCGCCAAACCAAATGAACAGTACCGATACATGCAGATCTTCGAGAACAAGGGCGCGGCAATGGGCTGCTCGAACCCGCACCCGCACGGCCAGATCTGGACAACCAGTTCTCTCCCTGAAGAGCTCGCTGCCGAACTGGAACAGATGAAGAAGTATCGCCGCGAACATAATGGGGGACACATGCTGGCCGACTATGCCGCGCtcgagagcaagaagcagGAACGCGTAGTCTTTGAGAACGATGCATTCCTGGTCGTTTGTCCCTGGTGGGCTATCTGGCCGTTTGAGACTATGATCATTAGCAAGACGCACAAGCGTGCTCTTGTTGATCTCGATGACAATGAAAAGGCGCAGCTTGCGGAGGCGATTGCTGAAGTTACTAGGCGGTACGATAACCTCTTTGAGACACATTTCCCGTACAGTATGGGGATTCACCAAGCTCCCTTGGAGGGgtctgaggaggagattgaggcgtcatatctgcatctgcatttCTATCCGCCATTATTGAGGAGTGCAACGGTGAGAAAGTTCTTGGTTGG TTATGAGTTGATGGCTGAGCCTCAGCGCGATATCACCCCCGAGCAGGCGGCCGCAAGGTTACGGGGTTGTGGGGGTGAGTTATATCGGAAGAAGTTGGATTCCTAG
- a CDS encoding 60S ribosomal protein eL42 (transcript_id=CADANIAT00006829) translates to MVNVPKTRKTYCKGKECHKHTQHKVTQYKAGKASLFAQGKRRYDRKQSGYGGQTKPVFHKKAKTTKKVVLRLECTQCKTKKQLALKRCKHFELGGDKKTKGAALVF, encoded by the exons ATG GTCAACGTTCCCAAGACCCGCAAGACGTACTGCAAGGGCAAGGAGTGCCACAAGCACACCCAGCACAAGGTCACCCAGTACAAGGCTGGAAAG GCCTCCCTATTCGCCCAGGGTAAGCGTCGTTACGACCGGAAGCAGAGCGGTTACGGTGGTCAGACCAAGCCCGTCTTCcacaagaaggccaagacCACCAAGAAGGTCGTCCTGCGTCTCGAGTGCACTCAGTgcaagaccaagaagcagctcGCTCTGAAGCGCTGCAAGCACTTCGAGTTGGG TGGTgacaagaagaccaagggtGCTGCTCTTGTCTTCTAA
- a CDS encoding uncharacterized protein (transcript_id=CADANIAT00006831), with protein MQCRSTFEVVVLGGLVIGPTEQGETSGSMSSSISFPTTGDSVKKTGLMCVRFSAMATASSVVSQQATNPFTQLLLDCQNDPNMIQARYETHRTNRNAQFKEKLLHEDFPGWQVDEILRKLVAQSKAQNEDAVPAPDPASTKAPVNFADHRHNLNLYARPPKHIKELVAEIQQEIHDIAPSIWFTPPESLHITLLEIVNSRTQEEVDALAGRLLQDGTALKLVNYAYDNNYCVRLIKPIISYDASAMALSFVPVTSEATAADKQQPEDAYTYHHLRRDLAATVLESGVGLAARYIVPSAHITIARFVTQDGFLLDGRKVDRNSVAELVQRIERINAILRKEYWPQEGGEGSTRAKGEWVVGQEQGLEFNKGTSWYGGGDKVLVGGCLGLQ; from the exons ATGCAGTGTCGCTCCACCTTCGAGGTTGTAGTCTTGGGCGGTCTTGTCATCGGCCCTACGGAGCAAGGAGAAACG TCAGGCTCGATGTCCAGTTCAATCTCCTTTCCG ACCACAGGCGATTCTGTCAAAAAGACCGGTCTTATGTGCGTCCGTTTCTCAGCAATGGCAACTGCTTCTTCCGTCGTGTCTCAGCAAGCAACAAATCCCTTCACCCAGCTCCTTCTCGACTGCCAGAATGACCCT AATATGATCCAAGCCCGATACGAAACGCACCGGACAAACAGAAACGCCCAGTTCAAAGAAAAACTCCTCCATGAAGATTTCCCTGGCTGGCAAGTCGACGAGATCTTACGCAAACTTGTCGCGCAGTCGAAGGCTCAGAATGAAGACGCAGTACCAGCACCGGACCCGGCATCGACGAAAGCACCAGTAAACTTCGCTGACCATCGTCACAACTTGAATCTCTACGCTCGGCCACCAAAACATATTAAAGAGCTTGTCGCTGAGATTCAGCAGGAGATCCATGATATAGCACCTT CAATCTGGTTCACACCTCCTGAGTCGCTGCATATTACATTGCTGGAGATAGTCAATTCTCGCACTCAAGAAGAGGTTGACGCTCTAGCTGGACGGCTGTTACAAGACGGCACCGCTCTTAAGCTCGTCAACTATGCATACGACAACAATTACTGCGTGCGCCTCATCAAGCCAATTATTAGTTACGACGCCTCGGCAATGGCACTGAGTTTCGTACCTGTCACTAGCGAGGCCACAGCCGCAGACAAACagcagcctgaagatgcGTATACCTACCATCATTTACGGCGAGACCTGGCAGCCACGGTCCTTGAGTCTGGAGTTGGACTGGCGGCCAGGTATATTGTGCCTTCAGCGCATATTACGATCGCGCGATTCGTGACCCAAGATGGATTTTTGCTGGATGGTCGGAAAGTGGACAGGAACAGTGTAGCTGAATTAGTCCAGAGGATAGAGAGAATCAATGCAATTCTGAGGAAGGAGTACTGGCCCCAAGAAGGTGGAGAAGGGAGTACGCGAGCGAAGGGGGAATGGGTTGTTGGGCAGGAGCAGGGTTTGGAATTTAATAAGGGGACATCGTGGTATGGGGGTGGCGACAAAGTGCTTGTTGGAGGATGCTTGGGGTTACAATGA
- a CDS encoding NEDD8 family protein RUB1 (transcript_id=CADANIAT00006830), with amino-acid sequence MLIKVRTLTGKEIELDIEPDYKVSRIKERVEEKEGIPPVQQRLIFGGKQMADDKTAQDYNLEGGATLHLVLALRGGCAALQ; translated from the exons ATGTTGATCAA GGTCCGTACACTTACCGGAAAGGAGATTGAACTGGACATCGAGCCTGACTACAAG GTGTCTCGGATAAAGGAGCGggtcgaggagaaggagggaatTCCGCCCGTCCAGCAGCGGTTAATTTTCGGCGGGAAGCAGAT GGCCGATGACAAGACCGCCCAAGACTACAACCTCGAAGGTGGAGCGACACTGCATCTCGTTCTTGCTCTCCGTGGCGGCTGCGCCGCCCTTCAGTAG
- a CDS encoding elongin A domain-containing protein (transcript_id=CADANIAT00006832) produces MSPPTLRQLCIAAAIRNVKYLNDIGNIPYALARPFLLKIESPEKLRSLELQSPHLINDDAELWLEFLKRDIPNLEEYQLPEQPDCWYDLYCELREEVQRGVDEDAEKLKMALDGLNSERAKHSTKFVADRRTIGVPRSRTTARHRFSTFGGFTPKKSNIFSATRRNNALTVPTKQLNNRATQVRQAPRSLIEEHRRPAEPAIARRPPLRAPGRSNSQDAPSTRSYSSPSGLSSSLQEREARLRAIASGHVRTPLPLQSSRPASTKTSSGASPTLSESQLGATTNSEPSRLSPPRASIRKRPARNLFIQPKKKKVN; encoded by the exons ATGTCGCCCCCGACCTTACGCCAGCTCTGTATTGCAGCTGCGATTCGGAACGTGAAGT ATCTCAATGATATTGGCAACATTCCTTATGCGCTTGCCCGTCCTTTCCTTCTGAAGATTGAGAGCCCAGAGAAGCTA AGATCTCTCGAACTACAATCACCACATCTCATAAACGATGATGCTGAGCTATGGTTGGAGTTTCTTAAGCGGGATATACCCAATCTAGAGGAGTACCAGTTACCAGAGCAGCCGGACTGCTGGTACGACCTGTATTGCGAACTGCGAGAGGAGGTACAAAGGGGAGtcgatgaggatgcggagaaaCTCAAAATGGCCCTCGATGGCTTAAATTCAGAACGAGCGAAGCATAGTACCAAATTCGTGGCCGACCGACGGACCATCGGCGTCCCGCGAAGCCGGACAACAGCTAGGCATCGGTTTAGTACATTCGGAGGCTTCAcgccgaagaaaagcaacatATTTTCGGCTACAAGACGAAACAACGCCCTGACTGTCCCTACAAAGCAACTTAACAACAGGGCGACGCAGGTGCGGCAGGCTCCGCGCTCCCTGATAGAGGAACATCGTCGACCTGCTGAGCCGGCCATTGCTCGGCGACCACCACTACGAGCACCTGGGCGCTCAAACTCGCAAGATGCTCCAAGTACTAGAAGTTACAGCAGTCCGTCTGGTCTTAGCTCATCATTACAGGAGAGGGAAGCCAGACTACGTGCAATCGCTTCGGGCCACGTTAGAACCCCCCTCCCACTACAGTCATCGAGACCTGCATCGACCAAAACTTCGTCGGGCGCTTCCCCTACCTTATCCGAGTCTCAACTCGGTGCGACTACCAACTCCGAACCGTCAAGGCTTTCTCCACCTCGAGCATCAATCCGAAAACGACCCGCTCGTAACCTTTTCATCCAAccgaaaaagaagaaggtgaacTGA
- a CDS encoding protein floA (transcript_id=CADANIAT00006833), which produces MRYCIAEPSEYLVLTGAGIADIEICKKAWVWPWQRCARISVMPFDFSLSLQAMTIEKLQFSLPAVFTIGPEDKLSSLKKYALLLSGKTGHQPSTRPAAATEDLNTPTTRNHVQDIVKGIIEGETRVIVSSMTMEEIFKERQIFKSKVISNVQNELEQFGLKIYNANVKELQDTKGSEYFAFLSRKAQEGALNQAKIDVAEARMRGEIGEAEKKGRTKQEISKIDAETAVLETKRKAEKAKADSELLNRQTELDSQVEMGKIIAKRQTESRDAELQKQVETKRAETELERLRAKQVTKSKVERESAQEQADALYYSNTKAAEGRLYEEKMEADARFYRSCKDDDAMFNTKKREAEGVMEMAKAYGALIDVLGGPDAFLQWKMIETGMYERLALANGQAIQGLQPKITTWNTGGKWPRLFTIGPH; this is translated from the exons ATGAG GTATTGCATTGCCGAACCAAGCGAGTACCTCGTGCTCACAGGAGCCGGTATTGCAGACATTGAGATCTGCAAGAAGGCCTGGGTGTGGCCGTGGCAGCGG TGCGCAAGGATCTCAGTCATGCCATTCGATTTTTCCCTCAGCCTTCAAGCTATGACAATTGAAAAGCTTCAATTTTCACTTCCTGCCGTATTCACCATTGGCCCAGAGGACAAGCTGTCGTCCCTCAAGAAATACGCGCTCTTGCTTAGTGGGAAAACTGGACATCAACCATCCACTAgaccagctgcagcaacagAAGACCTAAATACGCCAACTACAAGAAATCATGTCCAAGATATCGTTAAGGGTATCATCGAGGGTGAAACCCGGGTCATTGTTTCGAGTATGACTATGGAGGAGATCTTCAAGGAGCGCCAGATCTTTAAGTCAAAGGTCATCAGCAATGTCCAGAATGAGCTTGAACAATTCGGACTGAAAAT ATACAATGCCAACGTTAAAGAACTCCAAGATACCAAGGGCAGCGAGTATTTTGCTTTCCTAAGCCGAAAAGCCCAAGAGGGAGCCTTGAACCAAGCGAAGATCGACGTTGCAGAGGCCCGCATGAGAGGTGAGATCGGCgaggctgaaaagaaggGACGAACAAAACAAGAAATATCGAAGATTGATGCAGAGACTGCGGTCCTAGAGACGAAACGCAAGGCCGAAAAGGCTAAGGCCGACTCGGAGCTTTTGAACCGTCAGACAGAGCTTGACTCCCAAGTGGAGATGGGTAAGATCATTGCAAAGCGCCAGACTGAATCGAGAGAtgcagagctgcagaaacagGTTGAGACCAAACGGGCAGAGACAGAGCTCGAGCGCCTCAGGGCTAAGCAGGTCACAAAGAGTAAGGTAGAGCGAGAGTCAGCTCAGGAACAAGCAGACGCGCTGTACTACTCCAATACCAAGGCCGCCGAGGGGAGACTATATGAAGAGAAAATGGAGGCGGATGCAAGAT TCTACCGCTCCTgcaaagatgatgatgccatGTTCAACACGAAGAAACgtgaagctgaaggagtCATGGAAATGGCCAAGGCTTATGGTGCCCTTATTGATGTCCTCGGGGGCCCTGATGCCTTCCTTCAGTGGAAGATGATTGAGACTGGCATGTACGAGAGACTGGCTCTGGCAAACGGTCAAGCCATCCAAGGCCTTCAACCAAAGATCACCACATGGAATACCGGAGGCAAGTGGCCAAGGCTCTTCACCATTGGACCCCACTAA